In Janthinobacterium sp. J1-1, a single genomic region encodes these proteins:
- a CDS encoding sll0787 family AIR synthase-like protein yields the protein MNAELARLAALLRAAPGVKHKRDIARVVRTLAGGEGAARGGAWAAPVGDDCAAIPDGDGYLLLAIEGFVNEFVAREPWFAGYCGVMVNVSDIYAMGGRPLAIVDALWSRDGDAAQPLLDGLACAAAVYDVPIVGGHSNRRSDREQLSVAITGRANRLLTSFDARPGENLVVACDLRGRYQEPYDYWNASLGAPAERLRADLELLPAIAEDGLCRAAKDISMAGVVGTALMLLECSGIGATIDLAAIPRPPGVALERWLATFPSYGFILSVADADLAPVLARFAGRELACAVIGRTDSGRRVHLRHGSAPGSALLWDFAEEDLTGCAPAALRPSSKEKHHA from the coding sequence ATGAACGCCGAACTGGCACGGCTGGCGGCCCTGCTGCGGGCGGCGCCCGGCGTCAAGCACAAGCGCGATATCGCCCGCGTGGTGCGCACCCTGGCAGGTGGCGAGGGCGCGGCCCGGGGCGGTGCCTGGGCGGCGCCGGTGGGCGACGATTGCGCCGCGATTCCCGACGGCGACGGCTACCTGCTGCTGGCGATCGAAGGCTTCGTCAACGAATTCGTCGCCAGGGAGCCCTGGTTCGCCGGCTACTGCGGCGTGATGGTGAACGTGAGCGACATCTATGCCATGGGTGGCCGGCCGCTGGCCATCGTCGACGCCCTGTGGAGCCGCGACGGCGACGCCGCCCAGCCGCTGCTCGACGGCCTGGCCTGCGCCGCCGCCGTCTACGACGTGCCTATCGTCGGTGGCCACAGCAACCGCCGCAGCGACCGCGAACAGTTGTCGGTGGCGATCACGGGCCGGGCCAACCGCCTGCTGACCAGCTTTGACGCCCGCCCCGGCGAAAACCTGGTAGTGGCCTGTGACCTGCGCGGCCGCTACCAGGAACCCTACGACTACTGGAACGCCAGCCTGGGCGCGCCGGCCGAACGGCTGCGCGCCGACCTCGAACTGCTGCCGGCGATTGCGGAAGACGGCTTGTGCCGCGCCGCCAAGGACATCAGCATGGCCGGCGTGGTGGGCACCGCGCTGATGCTGCTCGAGTGTTCCGGCATCGGCGCCACCATCGACCTGGCGGCCATCCCGCGCCCGCCCGGCGTGGCGCTGGAGCGCTGGCTTGCCACCTTCCCCAGCTACGGTTTTATCCTCAGCGTGGCCGACGCCGACCTGGCGCCGGTGCTGGCGCGCTTTGCCGGCCGCGAGCTGGCATGCGCCGTGATCGGCCGCACCGACAGCGGTCGCCGGGTCCACCTGCGCCATGGCAGTGCGCCCGGCAGCGCGCTGCTGTGGGACTTTGCCGAAGAAGACCTGACCGGCTGCGCGCCAGCGGCGCTGCGGCCATCATCGAAGGAGAAGCACCATGCCTGA
- a CDS encoding LysR family transcriptional regulator, which produces MSHARSMSLTSLARDRSDALASSFATTYAGVVAFIAVVHEGSFARAAERLGIGRSAVSRSVQKLETQLDTRLFLRTTRSTTLTAEGELFYENCRPGVDRIVQSVEEMRELRSGTPRGQLRISATVGFGRKVVAPLLRGFHAQFPDIGLDLMLDDRATDFISDRIDVAFRNGRMDDSQVVAKQLIPMQMLLCASPEYARTHGLPDSIDALAGHACINFRFASGRVFEWEFKVDGAIRKVQPKGAQCFNDADLVLQSVLDGEGIAQMAGYQICEHLRAGRLVPCLAHYAPDDRGHYLCYLSRHHLPLRIRVFVDYMTQHVRQLDLHCLSAVPGAQLRSAA; this is translated from the coding sequence ATGTCCCACGCCCGCAGCATGAGCCTGACCAGTCTCGCCCGCGACCGCAGCGACGCCCTCGCGTCGAGCTTTGCCACCACCTACGCCGGCGTGGTGGCCTTTATCGCGGTGGTCCATGAAGGCAGTTTTGCCAGGGCGGCGGAGCGGCTGGGCATCGGCCGCTCCGCCGTCAGCCGCAGCGTGCAAAAGCTTGAAACCCAGCTCGATACGCGGCTGTTCCTGCGCACCACGCGCAGCACCACCCTGACCGCCGAAGGCGAACTGTTTTATGAAAACTGCCGGCCCGGCGTCGACCGCATCGTGCAGTCGGTGGAAGAGATGCGCGAACTGCGCAGCGGCACGCCGCGCGGCCAGCTGCGCATTTCAGCCACCGTCGGCTTCGGCCGCAAGGTGGTCGCGCCGCTGCTGCGCGGCTTTCACGCGCAATTTCCCGACATCGGGCTCGACCTGATGCTCGACGACCGCGCCACCGATTTCATTTCCGACCGCATCGACGTGGCGTTTCGCAATGGCCGCATGGACGACAGCCAGGTGGTCGCCAAGCAGCTGATTCCGATGCAGATGCTGCTGTGCGCCTCGCCCGAATACGCGCGTACGCACGGCCTGCCGGACAGCATCGACGCGCTGGCCGGACACGCCTGCATCAATTTCCGTTTCGCCTCGGGCCGCGTTTTCGAGTGGGAATTCAAGGTCGATGGCGCCATCCGCAAGGTGCAGCCGAAAGGCGCGCAGTGCTTCAACGATGCCGACCTGGTGCTGCAGTCGGTGCTCGATGGCGAAGGCATCGCGCAAATGGCCGGCTACCAGATCTGCGAGCACCTGCGGGCCGGGCGCCTGGTGCCGTGCCTGGCGCACTACGCGCCGGACGACCGCGGCCACTATCTGTGCTACCTGAGCCGCCACCATCTGCCGCTGCGCATCCGCGTGTTTGTCGACTACATGACGCAGCACGTGCGCCAGCTCGACCTGCATTGCCTGTCGGCCGTGCCGGGCGCGCAACTGCGGAGCGCCGCATGA
- a CDS encoding carboxymuconolactone decarboxylase family protein, whose product MTMRLDYMQQSPALFKKLVEFNGLIHDGAIEAGILDLVAIRASQINGCGFCVDMHIKQATIHGERPLRLHHLAAWRESTLFIPRERAALAWTEALTTLAPLGVPDELYERVRTQLSEKEVSDLTFEIMTINAWNRVNIAFKVVPGSYDKAFGLDKANLA is encoded by the coding sequence ATGACCATGCGCCTCGACTACATGCAACAATCCCCTGCCCTGTTCAAGAAACTGGTCGAATTCAACGGCCTGATCCATGACGGCGCGATCGAGGCCGGCATCCTCGACCTGGTGGCGATCCGCGCCTCGCAGATCAACGGCTGCGGCTTCTGCGTGGACATGCACATCAAGCAGGCCACCATCCACGGCGAACGCCCGTTGCGCCTGCATCACCTGGCCGCCTGGCGCGAATCGACCCTGTTCATCCCGCGTGAACGGGCGGCGCTGGCCTGGACCGAGGCGCTGACCACCTTGGCGCCGCTGGGCGTGCCGGACGAGCTGTACGAACGTGTCCGCACCCAGCTGTCGGAGAAAGAAGTGTCCGACCTGACGTTCGAGATCATGACGATCAACGCGTGGAACCGCGTCAACATCGCCTTCAAGGTGGTGCCCGGTTCCTACGACAAAGCCTTCGGCCTCGACAAGGCCAACCTGGCCTGA
- a CDS encoding helix-turn-helix domain-containing protein, whose protein sequence is MPTSRLPPLVLFVAFPRMGLLDLTGPQTVFWAAAKRMPERGLVAYERQTVSLHGGPVETVEGVIIHTLPFSAFAGRAIDTIVVPGAPEIALVLEESAETVAWVHQASALARRTASVCTGAFVLAQAGLLQGRRVATHWAMTDLLETRYPELDVDREAIFVRQPPIWTSAGVTAGIDLALALVEEDCGRHVAMEVARELVVFMKRPAGQAQHSELLQAQSKDGAAFDDLHAWLSDNLHDSDISVDSLAGRASMSPRNFSRVYKEKTGHAPAKAVELFRVEAARRLLEHSENNLDQVARQCGFGDEARMRVTFMRNLGLTPSDYRRRFAAP, encoded by the coding sequence ATGCCCACTTCCCGTTTGCCACCGCTGGTCCTGTTCGTCGCTTTTCCGCGCATGGGGCTGCTTGACCTGACCGGGCCGCAGACCGTGTTCTGGGCCGCGGCCAAGCGCATGCCGGAGCGCGGGCTGGTGGCGTACGAACGCCAGACCGTCAGCCTGCATGGCGGCCCGGTCGAAACCGTGGAGGGCGTGATCATCCACACGCTGCCATTTTCCGCTTTCGCCGGCCGCGCCATCGATACCATCGTGGTGCCGGGCGCGCCCGAGATCGCGCTGGTGCTGGAGGAATCCGCCGAGACGGTGGCGTGGGTGCACCAGGCGTCCGCGCTGGCGCGCCGCACGGCCTCGGTGTGCACCGGCGCCTTCGTGCTGGCCCAGGCCGGCCTGCTACAGGGGCGCCGCGTGGCCACGCACTGGGCCATGACCGACCTGCTGGAAACGCGCTATCCGGAACTCGATGTCGACCGGGAAGCGATCTTCGTGCGCCAGCCGCCGATCTGGACTTCGGCCGGCGTCACCGCCGGCATCGACCTGGCGCTGGCGCTGGTGGAAGAAGATTGCGGACGCCATGTCGCGATGGAGGTGGCGCGCGAACTGGTGGTGTTCATGAAGCGCCCGGCTGGCCAGGCGCAGCACAGCGAGTTGTTGCAGGCGCAAAGCAAGGATGGCGCGGCGTTCGACGACCTGCATGCCTGGCTGTCGGACAATCTGCACGATAGCGACATCAGCGTCGATTCGCTGGCCGGACGGGCCAGCATGAGTCCGCGCAATTTTTCGCGCGTGTACAAGGAAAAGACCGGCCATGCGCCGGCCAAGGCGGTGGAATTGTTCCGCGTCGAGGCGGCGCGGCGCCTGCTGGAACACTCCGAAAACAACCTGGACCAGGTTGCCCGGCAGTGCGGCTTCGGCGATGAAGCGCGCATGCGCGTCACCTTCATGCGCAACCTGGGCCTCACGCCTTCCGACTACCGCAGGCGGTTCGCGGCGCCCTGA
- a CDS encoding MSMEG_0569 family flavin-dependent oxidoreductase: protein MPREPHHQHVEVLIIGGGQAGLSLSYLLKQQGLSHLILEKNRLGHAWRSERWDSFCLVTPNWQCTLPGFPYQGDDPDGFMVKDQIVDYIDAYIAAFGPPALEGVAVTGVRRDAAGGWLVQTGAGPYHAAQVVIAVGGYHTAIVPADAARLPAGVLQLHSSDYVNPGQLPPGEVLVVGTGQSGCQIAEDLHLAGRRVHLCVGDAPRVARRYRGQDVVKWLDEMAYYDLPVDRHPLGAGVRDKTNHYVTGRDGGRDIDLRKFALEGMQLYGRYLSLDNGVARFGDDLARNLDGADAVYRKINASIDQHIAAHAIDAPFEAPYAPLWQPGPDAPATLDMGTVSAVVWCIGFRTDFSWVDAPIFDQRGYPGHERGVTAEPGLYFLGLPWQYTWGSGRFSGIARDAAHLLEHIVRRAQASSQVEAASR from the coding sequence ATGCCACGCGAACCACACCACCAACACGTCGAAGTACTTATCATCGGCGGCGGCCAGGCCGGCCTGTCGCTGAGCTACCTGCTCAAGCAGCAGGGGCTGTCGCACCTGATCCTGGAAAAGAACCGGCTGGGCCACGCCTGGCGCAGCGAGCGCTGGGACAGCTTCTGCCTGGTCACGCCCAACTGGCAATGCACGCTGCCCGGCTTTCCCTACCAGGGCGACGATCCCGACGGCTTCATGGTCAAGGACCAGATCGTCGACTATATCGACGCCTATATCGCCGCGTTTGGGCCGCCGGCGCTTGAAGGCGTGGCGGTGACCGGCGTGCGCCGCGACGCCGCTGGCGGCTGGCTGGTGCAGACCGGCGCCGGCCCGTATCACGCGGCGCAGGTGGTGATCGCTGTCGGCGGCTATCACACGGCTATCGTGCCGGCCGATGCCGCGCGGCTGCCGGCCGGCGTGCTGCAGCTGCATTCGTCCGACTACGTCAACCCCGGTCAACTGCCGCCGGGCGAGGTGCTGGTGGTGGGCACCGGCCAGTCGGGCTGCCAGATCGCCGAGGACCTGCACCTGGCCGGGCGCCGCGTGCACCTGTGCGTGGGGGACGCCCCGCGCGTGGCGCGCCGCTACCGGGGCCAGGACGTGGTCAAGTGGCTCGACGAGATGGCCTATTACGATTTGCCGGTGGACCGGCATCCACTGGGCGCCGGCGTGCGCGACAAGACCAACCACTACGTGACCGGGCGCGACGGCGGGCGCGACATCGACCTGCGCAAGTTCGCACTGGAAGGCATGCAGTTGTATGGCCGCTACCTGTCGCTGGACAATGGCGTGGCCCGCTTCGGCGACGACCTGGCGCGCAACCTGGACGGCGCCGACGCCGTGTACCGCAAGATCAACGCCAGCATCGACCAGCATATCGCCGCCCATGCCATCGATGCCCCTTTTGAGGCGCCGTATGCGCCGCTATGGCAACCCGGGCCGGACGCGCCCGCCACGCTCGACATGGGCACCGTCAGCGCCGTGGTGTGGTGCATCGGTTTTCGCACCGACTTCAGCTGGGTCGACGCGCCGATCTTCGACCAGCGCGGCTATCCCGGCCATGAACGTGGCGTGACGGCCGAGCCGGGCCTGTATTTCCTCGGTTTGCCGTGGCAATACACCTGGGGCTCGGGCCGCTTCTCCGGCATCGCCCGCGACGCCGCGCATCTGCTCGAACACATCGTGCGCCGCGCGCAGGCGTCGTCTCAGGTGGAGGCCGCATCGCGCTAG
- a CDS encoding MSMEG_0567/Sll0786 family nitrogen starvation N-acetyltransferase — protein MSTFALPEAPTLAARIKLATTPAEQAAARALRRQVFCLEQGLFDGDDTDAIDGTAITLVAVDADHAVIGTVRIHHAGDGVWWGSRLAVARVARRQAAVGSGLIRLAVGAARSFGCTTFLAHVQQQNVAMFRQLHWQELADVVLHGRAHSLMRAGLAAYAPIHDGETGFICTRGGA, from the coding sequence ATGAGCACGTTCGCCTTGCCGGAAGCGCCAACGCTGGCGGCGCGTATCAAGCTGGCCACCACGCCCGCCGAACAGGCGGCCGCGCGCGCCTTGCGGCGGCAGGTGTTCTGCCTTGAACAGGGGCTGTTCGACGGCGACGACACGGACGCCATCGACGGCACGGCCATCACGCTGGTGGCCGTGGATGCCGACCACGCGGTGATCGGCACGGTGCGCATCCACCATGCCGGCGACGGTGTGTGGTGGGGCTCGCGCCTGGCCGTGGCCAGGGTGGCGCGGCGCCAGGCGGCGGTCGGCAGCGGCTTGATCAGGCTGGCCGTGGGCGCCGCCCGGTCGTTCGGCTGCACCACCTTCCTGGCCCACGTGCAGCAGCAGAACGTGGCCATGTTCCGCCAGTTGCACTGGCAGGAACTGGCCGACGTGGTGCTGCACGGCCGGGCGCACAGCCTGATGCGGGCCGGCCTGGCGGCGTATGCGCCTATCCACGACGGCGAAACGGGCTTTATCTGCACGCGGGGTGGCGCATGA
- a CDS encoding cupin domain-containing protein, producing MFRLAPLSRALGVLVVAAGCMQAPAHAGATDPVVKELMTKAMSDLPGKEVLMITVDYPPGGFDPVHRHDAHGFIYVLEGSIVMGVKGGKEQTLLPGQTFYEGPQDLHTVGRNASKTKPAKFLVFLVKEKNKPAVIPVGQH from the coding sequence ATGTTCCGTCTTGCCCCACTATCCCGCGCCCTCGGCGTCCTCGTTGTTGCCGCCGGCTGCATGCAGGCGCCTGCCCACGCCGGCGCCACCGACCCGGTCGTCAAGGAATTGATGACCAAGGCCATGTCCGACCTGCCGGGCAAGGAAGTGCTGATGATCACGGTCGACTACCCGCCGGGCGGTTTTGACCCGGTCCATCGCCACGACGCGCACGGGTTCATCTATGTGCTCGAAGGGTCTATCGTGATGGGCGTGAAGGGCGGCAAGGAGCAAACGCTGCTGCCAGGCCAGACTTTTTATGAAGGCCCGCAAGACCTGCATACGGTCGGCCGCAACGCGAGCAAGACCAAACCCGCCAAGTTCCTGGTGTTCCTGGTCAAGGAGAAAAACAAGCCGGCCGTGATCCCGGTCGGGCAGCACTGA
- a CDS encoding MSMEG_0570 family nitrogen starvation response protein yields the protein MPEVRFTVRWPDASVSDCYSPSTVIHDFLAAGASYPVADFMQRCRTALQLASDRVRLKYGYACSSALDQLERLEARAAVLPLDPTATVTIVAMRP from the coding sequence ATGCCTGAAGTGCGCTTTACCGTGCGCTGGCCCGACGCCAGCGTCAGCGACTGCTATTCGCCGTCCACCGTGATCCACGACTTTCTCGCCGCCGGCGCCAGCTACCCGGTGGCCGATTTCATGCAGCGCTGCCGTACCGCGCTGCAGCTGGCCAGCGACCGCGTGCGCCTGAAATACGGCTACGCCTGTTCCTCGGCGCTGGACCAGCTCGAGCGCCTGGAGGCGCGCGCCGCGGTCCTGCCACTTGACCCCACCGCCACCGTGACCATCGTCGCGATGCGGCCATGA
- a CDS encoding TetR/AcrR family transcriptional regulator has translation MNKLSDTADLILACTRKLIVGGGYNGFSYADIAEVVGIRKPSIHHHFPTKVDLVTALLAQYRQEAEAGFQGLQSAIADPLDQLRAYIQYWSTCISDASAPFCVCALLASELPALPGEVALAVRAHFRFLSAWVTSVLDRGVQQGTISLQYPARVEAEAFMATVHGAMLSARAYGEADMFAAIMQPLLERMAVKR, from the coding sequence ATGAACAAACTTTCCGATACTGCCGACCTGATACTGGCATGCACGCGCAAACTGATCGTTGGCGGCGGTTATAACGGCTTCAGCTATGCCGATATCGCCGAGGTGGTCGGCATACGCAAGCCCAGCATCCATCACCATTTTCCGACCAAGGTCGATCTGGTGACAGCATTGCTGGCGCAGTATCGCCAGGAAGCCGAAGCAGGCTTCCAGGGCCTGCAATCGGCCATCGCCGATCCGCTCGACCAGTTGCGTGCCTACATACAATATTGGAGTACCTGCATCAGCGATGCAAGCGCGCCCTTCTGTGTGTGCGCCCTGCTGGCCAGCGAACTGCCCGCCTTGCCGGGTGAAGTGGCGCTGGCGGTGCGGGCGCATTTCCGCTTTCTGTCCGCCTGGGTGACGTCGGTGCTCGATCGCGGCGTGCAGCAAGGCACCATTTCACTGCAGTACCCCGCGCGCGTCGAAGCGGAGGCCTTCATGGCAACCGTGCACGGTGCGATGCTGTCCGCCCGCGCCTACGGTGAGGCGGACATGTTTGCCGCCATCATGCAGCCACTGCTGGAGCGCATGGCCGTGAAACGCTGA
- a CDS encoding SDR family oxidoreductase yields MKIVIIGGTGLIGSKLVSILRERGHEAIAASPNSGVNTLTGEGLDAALAGTDIVVDVANSPSFADDAVLDFFTTSGRKLLGAAARAGVKHHVALSVVGTDRLAESGYFRGKIAQEKLIRESGLPYTIVHSTQFFEFLGGIAASAGAGDTIALSPAYIQAISSDDVAAAMADYTLGQPVNGVVEIAGPEKTRLSDLVQHYLTFKQDTRTVVADRQAPYFGAQLQDDTLIPGADARLGTVKVDTWLQAQAAR; encoded by the coding sequence ATGAAAATCGTCATTATCGGCGGCACCGGCCTGATCGGTAGCAAGCTGGTCAGCATCCTGCGCGAGCGCGGCCACGAAGCGATTGCCGCTTCGCCCAATTCGGGTGTCAACACGCTGACCGGCGAAGGCCTGGACGCCGCGCTGGCCGGCACCGACATCGTGGTGGACGTGGCCAATTCACCGTCCTTCGCCGATGACGCCGTGCTCGACTTCTTTACCACCTCCGGGCGCAAGCTGCTGGGCGCCGCCGCCAGGGCCGGCGTCAAGCACCATGTGGCGCTGTCGGTGGTCGGCACCGACCGCCTGGCCGAAAGCGGCTATTTCCGCGGCAAGATCGCGCAGGAAAAACTGATCCGCGAGTCAGGCCTGCCGTACACCATCGTGCACTCGACGCAGTTCTTCGAATTTTTGGGCGGCATCGCGGCCTCGGCGGGCGCCGGCGACACGATCGCGCTGTCGCCAGCGTATATCCAGGCGATTTCCTCGGACGACGTGGCGGCGGCGATGGCCGACTACACCCTCGGCCAGCCGGTCAACGGCGTGGTGGAAATCGCCGGCCCGGAAAAGACGCGCCTGTCGGACCTGGTCCAGCATTATCTGACGTTCAAGCAGGATACGCGCACCGTCGTCGCCGACAGGCAGGCGCCCTACTTCGGCGCGCAATTGCAGGACGACACCCTGATCCCCGGCGCAGATGCCCGCCTGGGCACGGTCAAGGTCGACACCTGGCTGCAGGCACAGGCCGCCAGATAA